Sequence from the Aquimarina sp. Aq107 genome:
TATAGTTCCTAAAAACGGATCTCTATCCACATCACTAATAGAGAATTTTTCTCGTTCCTTAGTTTTTATTGTAGCAAAAGAAACATTAGTAATAGTAGATACCACAGGATCTTCATCAGAAAAGGCATCTACCACCTGAAAAATAATAGCACCCCAAATAAAGACTACTAATGGTAATAATATATATAATCCTTTTTTTCCTTTTAACATCGTATTAATTTATGGTAAAACTAAAGGTGTCGCTAGCTTCACTTTGATTACCAGCTTCATCAAAAGCTTTTATAAACCAATAATAAGTTTCTCCAGTATCTAAAGTAATATCTGCAGGAGAAGTTACACGGTCTTTTGTAACTAGATCTGTTAATTGATCATTACGATAAACATATATACTGTCAAATTCGGTACTTCCTTCTACAGCTTCTCTAGTCCAAGAAAAAGAAACCATGGTATCCGTTAGTATTGCTTGATTTGCAGGTGTAGTGGCAATTGGTTTCAGCGGATTCATACTATCTACAGTAAGAGTCCTACTAAAATACAAGGTATTTTGCGTATCATTCTCCGCACGAACTCGCCAAGTAGTTACACCTTCAGGAAATGTGAGTTGGATAGAATTATTTGTGCTAGTATTTTCATCAATAACTTGATCACTTTCGTCTAATAATTGAATTCTATAAGCAGTAGCGTCAGTAACAGATTGCCATTGTAATGTAACAGCTGTATTATTAACAATCGTATTGTCTTCTGGGGATGATAACAGTACTTCTCTAGCAGAAAAATCCTCACTTTCGATAATACTAAAACTAGCTGTAGTATATATAGTTTCCGATCCAGAGTTCTGAGCTCGTACCCTCCATTGATAATCATTTTTTACTAATGTTGTACTAAAGTTCGTAAGTGTAACGGTAGTGTCTTCTACAATTTGTGAAGCATTTTCGAAGGTAGGCCTTGCTATCTGAAGTCTGTAGGACGTAGCTTGATCGACAGCATTCCAACTAAAAGATATAGATGTGTTTTCTACTTGTGATCCATCAGAAGGAGCAATGATAGTGACAAGGTCATCCGTAATGTCTTCTTCAAACAGAATTTCTTCGCAACTAAATAAGGTAAGTAGGAAGATGGTTATATATAAGAATTGTTTTTTCATAGGAATCATTTCTTGCTTGTTTTCTTAAGTCGTGTTAAGAAAATGCAACTTCAACTAATATTCTGTAGTTGCTTTTATAATTTTAAATAATTTATTTTTTCTTTTGCTTTTTCAGCATTTTTATAAGTGTCTTTTGGGCAATTATCATTTTCATCGACGATGTCAAAAAGAGAAACTCTTCTTTTATCATTTTCTCCCCAACAGAAATAAGATAATCGATAGCCGAATATCGTGGTATCCGAAAAATCTATGGTTTTATGGCTTTTTCCATCTGTTACTAGTGATAATTCATATTGCTTGTAATTTTTATTTACTAAAAATACAGCCTCTGCGGATTGAATTTCTTTAATAATTTGTGGAGATACCGACATCGAAACAGAAGATATCATTTCTGCATCCTGTTGTCGTTTTAGATATTCAATGGTTTGCTGATTGTATCCTTGTTCTAATTCTGAAATAATCGATACCCAATCAATCAATTCTATTTTTAGAAATTGTGGTTTGGTATCTACAGAATCTATATAGGTAATTTGTTGCGGATTATTAGGGGATGAATTTTTATATGCTTTAAATGTAGTTTTATCAAAAGTAGTTGGAGTAATCCCCACACGAATTCCTTTTTTATAGGTTGGTATGGTAGTTACCTGAAAATCGGTATTGAGCATATGATTTTCGTGTATACCGATAACCCCTAAAGCTACAGGAGTTGTAGTTGCTGTATGCATTGCTGATTTGTTGACCGATATACTACGACAGCCAAGGAAACTTGCAAAGCTACATACTACTAAAAAATATTTTTTAAACTGCATAAATTATGTTTTGTATCTACCACAAAATGAGCCGCCAAAGATAATAGAAGCCAGCAAATTATACTAATGAGCTGCTGATTATTATGACTGTTATGCACTTACTTATGGTTTCTTATACTATAGTGTCGGTTAGAAGAGATTTGTTACCATGATTTTGGTAATTTTTTTTGGTTGGGTGTCAAGAGTCAGGTGTCGGATGTTTGATGTCGGGTGTTTGATGTAGGGTGTTTGATGTCGGGTGTTTGATGTAGGGTGTTTGATGTCGGGTGTTTGATGTCAAATGTCAGATATCGGGTGTTTGATGACTGAGGTCGGGTTTTCGTTGTCAGGTACTCTAGGTCCGAGGCACGCGTTTTCTAACCTTTAGCTTCGCTTCAATTACAATCATTGTTATAATACTCAACCACTTCTCTGATATGTCTTTTTTTAAACTCTTTAGTTTGTATTTTTTCTACTAACGAAGCACAATCTTCAAAATAGGCAGATGCCGCTTTTTTAAAGTTCTTACTGAATAGTTGATTAGACCCTAAATGGGTAACTTCTTCTTCATTACCTCTCTGTACATAATAGTTATTAATCGAATAATAATTACCCGCGCCAAAACCTACACCCGCACCGCCAAAACCACCTGTACCCATATTTGCATTTGCAACGTACCCTTCGCTATGTATTCTGTAGAGCGTAACTTTCCCTTTTTCTATAAGTTGTAAAACTTTTGAGAATTCGCTGTCTTTTACAGGTCGATATACATATGTATTTATTTCGCCACCTTCATAGATTTTTACTTTTTCTAGTTCTTCAAAACTGTATTTTATAGCCTTTTCTTTTCTAGCTTTTCTGAATTTTACTTTACCAAAACTTTTTATTTTTCCTAATCCTTCTAAAACTGTTCCGTCCTTAAAAGTAAGAATTGCTTTGGTTTTTTGTGCTTGCAACTGTACCGTAGAAAAAGCAAGTAGTAGGAAGAGTAGGTGAGCGGTATATTTCATTTTTATGTTTTCGTTTTTTGTTATATACATAAGTGTCATAATGTGGTAGAATGTTACCGTATGTTTTCGGTTTTTTTAACAGACGATACTTATTGATGGACAGCAATTGTTTTAATGAATGTAAAGATATAACTAGGAAAAGCTTACTGATTAGATGATGTATAAAGCTGGTTGGGCTAATTATTTTTAGTACATTTAGAAGGATTCAATATATACATAAGAACGATGAAAAAAGTAAAAAGTATTACGACATATAAGAAATACCAAATAAAAATTGATACTACAAGAAAAATAATAGGAGGAACTGCTACTGATGATCTTGCCAAATGGAGAAAAAATATCGAAGATGGTATGATCGATCGTAGATCAACTATAGGTGGCTAGATTTATTTATTCTTTCTTTCTACTTATTAGTTCGAAATAAAAAGTTGCTTTACGATATGGAACACAACAGCTATAAATTATCAAGCTTATAGCTGTTGTGTTATCGCTTACTCATACGCTTCCAATCTTTACCGCCACTAGTTACAAACTAGCGGTAGCGGGGGTTTAATCTCTTAAATACCATCTATCAATAATTTTTTTGAAATTATTGAGGTTCTTATTTCTAAAAAAAGTTTTAGGATCATTTATTCTAACCAAATTATAATGTTCAAAATTATCAGGATTTATAAAAACATTTTGTTCATAATCGACCTTCAAATATGGAACATTTATTTTAATAAATTCCGAAACCATCGTTTTTAAAAACTGTTGTTCTTTTGGATTTCCTTTAATAGTTTCAACAGAAACAATATTCTCACTTTTTTTGTCCACTATGATAGTAGAATTGTAAACTAAACTATTTTTCTCGAAAATGAGCAAGATTATGTTACCATCTTTATCAAGCCCTCTATTTCGAAATTCGAGCCCAGTGAAAATTTCAAAATTAAATGAATCATAATTTAATACTAATTTTTTATACCTAGGAGTATTGCAACTCATTAATACAAAAAGTGTAATAATTGTTAAACTGATTTTTTTCATAATCTATCTAATATGGTTCCACGATAATCATAACTTCCATCTACATTTTTATAATGCCAACCTTGTGATCTAGCATAATAAAACCCTTGTTTAATAGATAATTGATCATCCATAGAATCAAGCTGAGGAGAATATCCGTTCAAAGCATTTTTAACCCAACCAAAACTGTTAGCATGAGCTCCTAACAGAGGTATTGCAACAAATTGGATTTGTAAAGTAGCAGCAGAAGCTCCTAATAAAAAATTTCCAAAGTTATGATTATTAAAACCAGTATCGTCAAAAACATAAATAGTTCCATAGGTATTAGTACCAGGCCAAGCATCTGCTAATCCATTTTTAGATTTTATTGCATAATCTAATTCTCCCTTGCCAACACCTTCTTGAAGCATATAGCTAATAACATTATTTCTATTATCTTTATCAAAAGCACCACCATTAATTAACAAATTCCTAACATCTTCTTTATTAACAACAACTAATTTATCATAGACACCATCAAGAATATTTTTTACGTCGTTTTCCGTATCTGAGAATTCAAAATTTGTCCAACCATTTTCATCACTTCCGTATTGACCTCTAGTACCAAAAAGAAGGTTGTGCCACCATACATCACTATCAACACCTATGTAATTTCCATCAGAGTCAAACCTAATATTTTTAGCCCCATCAGGATCAATACCAATAACAGGGTTATTTCCCATTGCCATATATGGTGAATGATATTGCCCCGCTGGATCAGTAGTCAACCAACGTCCAATCCTTGCATCCCAAAGCCTTAACTCAAACGCTTCCTTCCCTGTTTCAGGATCTACTTCTTGTCCTTGGTATGCGTAGCGATACCCTTCGGCTCCGCTCAGGGTACGATTGGGCATTGGCATACCAAAGGGATAGTAATCGGTAGCACTTACGGCCATTGCAGTACCAGTTTCTTGATCTCTGGTTACCACTGCACGCACATTACCCAAATGATCTGTTAGTTGGTATAAACTCTTTCCTCCACCAAATAATCCTCTTTTATAAACGCCTAATCTATTTGCTCCATAGATCGTATGTTCCGCAATTGAGGCTGTAGATCCTCCTCCAGGAACATTGGCATTAAATTTGTTATATATAGCCATGGCAGTACCTGCAGCATCTCTTACGTAAAAAGTTGTTGTTGTAGCGCTACTATTTGGATTATAGGATTCCTTACGTACCCTATGATTTTTATCATTGTAAAAGAACTTCACCAAGGTTTGATTATCTTTTCTAACCTCAGTCACCAATCCACTGGCGTTATAAAGATACTCAATATTTTCTTCATTGTTCTTTACCAGTTGCCCTATTTCATTATACTCATAGTTATTTCCATCTTGATCTTCGATATCATCTGCATCGGATACTGCACCTACGGTATCATCTACCCGCAGCAATTGATTGGGTTTGTTTGTTTTGTATGCATACGATAGTTTATCCATGGCATTACTTCCATTAGCATTGTCCTTATTACGATTCAATGATTGTATGTTTCCATTAGCATCGTAGGTAATGTTAGATACATTATAATCTCCATCACCCAATACTGTCCCATCAGTTATAATCTTAGCACTAAAAGTACGACCGGTCGTTGCGGTGATACTAAAACCGTTTTCTAAGGTAATAGATCGTCTAGCTTCTGCATCTGTAGTGCTACTAACAGGTTGGTTTAATGGATCTAAATCCAAAGGGATACTAGGGTCTGCTTCATTAACCGGTTGGTTAAAACTAGCTCCTGTTAACCAATTGTTTTTGTTGTATGTATAATAGTAACTATTAGGAGTATTGGTTATATCTGGTCTATTAGTGTTCCAAGTAATTGATTTTATATTTCCATTATATTGATTGATCCCTGCACTTGTACGAGCCACAGATCTTGGAGTGTTAGTACGAGTATAGTCGTTATCATAATAATGTAGGTTCATCCCAAAAAGATCATCAATATCTTGTGCTGGGTTATTAGTATCATCAAGCGTAGGGTCATTTATACTTTTTAAAGCACCATTTAGGGCGTAGACATAGTCTATTTTTTGTAATCCTTCGGCCAGATTTAACGTTTTTAATGCACCGGTTTCATTATACTCATAGGTAGCATGTTCCGTATAAGGACCATTAATGTTAGTAGCTGTTTCTACTTTGGTAAGACTATAATCATTTGTATCATAAGTGTATTTATGTATAAATAAATCCGATGTACTGTGTTTTTGATACACTACTCTGTTTACTTGACTTGTAATTGGATCATATTCATAATCGATCGTTTTATCTCCTAAATCCGCAATATTTTGTACAATCCATTGCACTCTACCATAGATATCATAACTATAATAGGTAGTGGTATTTTCGTTTTCGGTTTTTGCCACATTACCTGATAAGAATGATGGATTGGCGTAGCTGCTGTGGACACCTGATAGATAGTTTTTATCAGATTGTATTAATGCATCGTAGATGGTAAGGTGTTGTTCTTTTCTAGTTCCAGAAGGTAAAGCCGTATCTGGATTTGCCGTGGTAAAATTACCATTGACTAAAACACCACTTTCTGTAGGCCTTCCTAGTTGATCATAATTGGTATATGAGAATTCACCAGCTGCCAATTGTTTACTATTTTGAGAGTAGCGAATTTGTCCATCGCTACGGTATTTAAACCAAGCTTCACCTTCATCAGGACTTTTGGTATAGGTTAATTGTCCTAATGCATTATACTCAAAGGTACTTTCTAATTGTACTAAAGGTTGTTTGCTACTTAGTAAACGTCCTGCTTTATCGTATTCATTTAAGCTATAATCATAATAGTTTTCTGGATAATTAACAGAAATACTATTGGCAATATAATCGTCTGTATCTGTAATTGCAATTCTATAAAATCCATTCGATAAGCTACCTATGTTGGTAGTAACGATTTCTTCTGTGATTAGATCATACACCGTAATACCAGGATTACTGGATAATGAGATTCCACTTCTACCAACAGGAATATGAATATCTACAAATCCTTGTTCACTGATTTTTACTGAGGATGTTCTAGAGTTAGCAATACCACCTTCTTCATTACCACTTCTAGCGGCTGCTAATGTTCTACCATCTGTATCCGTAAAGACTACAGCTTCGATACCGTGTATATCTCTAGATACGGTTTTTATGATTTTATAGTCATCATATTTAGAATCCCCAAAAGCTCCGAGCTTTGATAATTCTTGTCCTGCGGGCATAGAAAATACATGGCCCTGTTTCCATTGATCGTCCATTTTGTTACCACCAATAGTTTTTAAAGCAGTTCCAGGATTTAAATCACTATAAATAGTTCTAGAATAAGGTCTATTTGTAATGTCTTGATATGGGTCACTATTGTTATTTTCACTATAGTACCATCCTAATGTATTTGCTCCATCCGTAACAGGAGTAGGATTTTCTAGATCAGTATTTTCATAATCACTGATATTAAAATCAGCGTTACCTGATTTTTTAATAAACCCATCTTTATAAGTAAAACTTGGATTACCTCCAATTGGAGCACTTAGTGTGCTTAATGCTGGTCTTCCTTGACTATCATAACGTATTTCTGATGCCCAGGTTTTTTTAGCCTTTGTATCAAAAGTTTGAGATTGTGTTCCTTTACCCAAATCATCATAATAACTTACGCTAGCTCCTATGAAATTACCTACTACATTTTCAGTAATTCCATAACTATTTACAGATACCCAATTTTTATCTGTATCAGTAACAGAAAAAGGTCCATAGCTTTCATCAGTGATTTCAAAACCACTTTGCGCATAGGACATGGACAAAATACCTGGATTAACTCCAACTTCTATTAGATTGTAACTTTGTATTCCTGCACGATTCCAAGATAAATTAGCATCAGTAACCGTAGCGATCACCTGATTGTTAAAGAGGAAACGTAATTGTGTACTACTTAATTTTTCAATACGTATACGATCCGTAGTTTGCAGTATGACATCTTCTAATTTCCCCAGTTCTGTTCCATCTGGTTTTTTAGCGGTTATTGTGTATCGATTTCCTACTAAATCATTCCTAGAATTATGTACAATAGTAATGGTATATCCATTGCTACCGTTTAAACTCGTTGAGACAGTTTGTGATAAGAATATGGATGCTGAAGAGAATTTTGTTTCTACAAAACCACCTAGATTATTACCATCAACCTTGAAATTAGTAATTTCAAAATGCCCGGTAGTTTGTTCTTGGGATAATACTTCGTGTGATAATAGGTTTCCGTTTCCTGATACTGTATTAGAATTGATGATATCAAAACCAGTATTCTGATACCAGTTTAAATCTTGAGCTGTTCCCCAAAAAGATAAAACTAGTACTAAAAAACAAGTGCTATATGTTTTAAAATTTTTCATTCTTTATTTTCTTTTAAACTGGTTATTTATTGTTGAATAATATCTATAGGGTCATCATCATCTCCAATTCCACAATTCCCTCTTTGATGATTTCCGGTACTCTCTTTAGTAGCCCCAGAATTTTTATCACGTACCTGACATTTGTAATAGCGTCTTCCTGTAGATGTACAATTGGTAGTCAAACTTCTAGTATTAGAGGATGTCCAACTCCCATAACTTAAATTAGAGGAGCTAGTACCAATCGCAAATCGATATTCATACTCATAACTACCTCCATTTGCAGTTGCGGTAAGTGTTGTCGTAGATGTATTAGCATTACCAATACCAAGACTTAGTGAAAGTGCATTAGGGTTGGTGGTGTCATTACTTGTAGGATTCCCATAATTATAGTTGATTTCTTTATTCAACTTAAATCCTCCAGTAATTTCTTGAGTATCCATTACTTCGCTATAAGTTTTATGTAGTCTACCAGCATCATCATATTCGTATTTAGTAGCTAAGTTGTTAGCTCCGATGATATAGGTAAGTTCATCCCATTCATTATATACATAACTACTCATTGAAGAAGCGATAGGTACTAATCTAAAATCATCATAGATAACAGTTCCAGAAGTTGTATACACATATATTTCTTGATTTGCACCAATATCATTTGTGTAAAAGTTTAATTGTACCCAATCTCCTGCAGGAATTACTTCTGCAGGATGATATGCAATTGTAGTGCTACCTGCTTTTAATTTGGTATTGGTATAATTCGTATTACTTCCTTTATAAGCCCAAACAGAAACTTTATAATTTCCAGCTTTAGGAGTAACAGCAAATGCCTTTACATTAGCAGACACTTGTATGGCTTTAGATCCTGTATGATAGGTATCCGATAGGGTAGCGGTACTTCCTTTATACACTTCTCCACTAAAGTAATTTGTATTATCTATCAAGTCTTCTGCTCCAGAATAATACATTTCTGTATATCCAGCATTTGCTACTGCAAATACTTTGGAGTTATCATCTCCCATTTTGGTACTTGCTTTATTCTCATTAATATCAATAGATTCTAAAGGCATTGAGTAATGATCGTATAGACTTACTGTAGATGTTTTGATCCATTTAGCATTGGATTGATTATCAGGATCAGACCAATTAAAGTTATCATCATCACCAGTATATCCAGTATATGCTCCGTCTTCATCAACTTCACCTTTCCAGGCAAAGGTTTGATGTTTACGCCAGATCTTTTCTGCATCATTGGTTGGAGTAGTAGTGGAACCATTATAATTTCGATAGGTCCAATCATTGTTCCAGGTATTGATGTTTGCGTTAATTGTTTTCCAACCGTTACCTATTCTGATTTGAGTACGTGTTGCTGCAGTTTGGGTAAGCATATTTTTATGAGTAGGATTATCTGCTTTAGAACCCATACCATAATTTACATTCCAAGCACCGGAGTATTCAGGAATTGTGAAAGCAGGTGTTGTGTAGGTTCTGATTTTATTGTTTTGTGCATCTGATGTTTCTTGCATTAATGATTTACCTGATACAGAATTAAAAATGTTAAATGTAGTATTGTAAACATTTCCTTGATTGTACTCAGAAGTACTACGAAGAAGACTTGGGAATTTAATTCTAGTGGATGAAGTGATAATCCATTTGTCCTGCTTTTCAATATCATCGTAATCAATTTCTTTATAAGATTGATATGATTCTTGAGATACCCCCATTCTATTAGGCGATTGAAAAATATTAAAATATTCATTAACTGATTTTGATAGTATGTGTCCTTCATTATTATATGATACTGTTTCCAATAATTGACCAATTGTTGACAAATTATCTCTCACAGTATACTCACCAATCAATACTTCTTTATTTTGTCCTGAATTATTAATTACTCTATTAGATTTTCTAATTTCATAAAAATCTCCAAACTTAATTTCATTTTCTGTTTTGGCTTTTGGTACATTAAATTTGTATCTAACTTTGCTCGTAGAGTTCCCTTGACC
This genomic interval carries:
- a CDS encoding RHS repeat domain-containing protein, which codes for MKNFKTYSTCFLVLVLSFWGTAQDLNWYQNTGFDIINSNTVSGNGNLLSHEVLSQEQTTGHFEITNFKVDGNNLGGFVETKFSSASIFLSQTVSTSLNGSNGYTITIVHNSRNDLVGNRYTITAKKPDGTELGKLEDVILQTTDRIRIEKLSSTQLRFLFNNQVIATVTDANLSWNRAGIQSYNLIEVGVNPGILSMSYAQSGFEITDESYGPFSVTDTDKNWVSVNSYGITENVVGNFIGASVSYYDDLGKGTQSQTFDTKAKKTWASEIRYDSQGRPALSTLSAPIGGNPSFTYKDGFIKKSGNADFNISDYENTDLENPTPVTDGANTLGWYYSENNNSDPYQDITNRPYSRTIYSDLNPGTALKTIGGNKMDDQWKQGHVFSMPAGQELSKLGAFGDSKYDDYKIIKTVSRDIHGIEAVVFTDTDGRTLAAARSGNEEGGIANSRTSSVKISEQGFVDIHIPVGRSGISLSSNPGITVYDLITEEIVTTNIGSLSNGFYRIAITDTDDYIANSISVNYPENYYDYSLNEYDKAGRLLSSKQPLVQLESTFEYNALGQLTYTKSPDEGEAWFKYRSDGQIRYSQNSKQLAAGEFSYTNYDQLGRPTESGVLVNGNFTTANPDTALPSGTRKEQHLTIYDALIQSDKNYLSGVHSSYANPSFLSGNVAKTENENTTTYYSYDIYGRVQWIVQNIADLGDKTIDYEYDPITSQVNRVVYQKHSTSDLFIHKYTYDTNDYSLTKVETATNINGPYTEHATYEYNETGALKTLNLAEGLQKIDYVYALNGALKSINDPTLDDTNNPAQDIDDLFGMNLHYYDNDYTRTNTPRSVARTSAGINQYNGNIKSITWNTNRPDITNTPNSYYYTYNKNNWLTGASFNQPVNEADPSIPLDLDPLNQPVSSTTDAEARRSITLENGFSITATTGRTFSAKIITDGTVLGDGDYNVSNITYDANGNIQSLNRNKDNANGSNAMDKLSYAYKTNKPNQLLRVDDTVGAVSDADDIEDQDGNNYEYNEIGQLVKNNEENIEYLYNASGLVTEVRKDNQTLVKFFYNDKNHRVRKESYNPNSSATTTTFYVRDAAGTAMAIYNKFNANVPGGGSTASIAEHTIYGANRLGVYKRGLFGGGKSLYQLTDHLGNVRAVVTRDQETGTAMAVSATDYYPFGMPMPNRTLSGAEGYRYAYQGQEVDPETGKEAFELRLWDARIGRWLTTDPAGQYHSPYMAMGNNPVIGIDPDGAKNIRFDSDGNYIGVDSDVWWHNLLFGTRGQYGSDENGWTNFEFSDTENDVKNILDGVYDKLVVVNKEDVRNLLINGGAFDKDNRNNVISYMLQEGVGKGELDYAIKSKNGLADAWPGTNTYGTIYVFDDTGFNNHNFGNFLLGASAATLQIQFVAIPLLGAHANSFGWVKNALNGYSPQLDSMDDQLSIKQGFYYARSQGWHYKNVDGSYDYRGTILDRL